The genomic DNA GGTACTGCATTTGGCAATTAAGGTTCCCCTTTCTAAGACAAGCCAATTGGGAAAAGAGATATCCCTTATCTCATTGGGCGCAAGACTAACATCAACCGATTCCTTATAGAGACTGCCGATGGTCATCTTAGCATTGAAGTTAGCGTTCACTGTGCCAAAGTTTCTCAGTCGAACCTGGGGGGTAATATTATCCCCGTAATTGACCGAATCCGGCGGCGAGAGAATCTCTAAGATACCAACATCCCTCACCCGTATTGTTAGGGTGCATCTCTTAAAGTTATTCTTATCATACTGATCTAAATCGTATTTGGTGGAACAGGTGAGGACATAACTTCCCCGGGGCCAGTTTGCGGTAAATTGGTTAAGAGAGAGACGCTGTTTGGTATTTGGGGGTAGATTGGTAACCAATGTGCTCTCATTATAATATATCATCCCGCCGGTAAGAGATGAGATATAAGCCCAAACCCAGAAGGAGCGAGCGGTATCAAGACCGGTATTGTAAACACTGCAAGCCGGGGTATAGGAACTCCCGGAATCAATGGTTCTTGGTGGGGAAGGGATAGAGAATAATTCAATATCCCTTGGGAAATACTTACCTTTTTTGAAGTAGACTGTATCCTTTTCCGTCCAAACCAAACGGAGGAGGGTATCGGCAAAGCAATAGATATAAGGATTTATGGAGCGGGTAGGGGTATTAGTTAACCTTTCAGTTGGACTCCAAGTTTGCCCATTATTAGGTGTAAAGCGATAGACAAGTTCGTAATTCCCATAGTTAGTAGAATCACAGTAGATAATATGAGATAGATAGCCACCAACGGTAACGGTTGCCCATCTCCCAGTCCCGGGAGAATAAAGGTTTTGCCAACTTGTTCCACTATTGGTTGAGGCGCGGAAGTAAATTGTGCCGTAGGTACTGGCGAGTGACCAGACAACACCAACCAAACCTTTACGGCAGTCAATGGAAGGAAAGGCTTCATAAAAAACTGTTCCCAGACGAACGGTATCGCTCCAAGTTTGACCACCATCGGTTGACCGGCGATAGAAAATTCCCCACTTACTACTTAAAAAATAAACCAGATGAACGGTATCCCGCCAGACCGAGATTGCTGGATACTGCCCATTCCCTAAATTGGTGGGTGAAACGGGCCAGTTGCTACCATTATCGGTGGAGCGAGAGAAATAGAGATGATTATCCGGAGTGGCAAAGGAATGAGCAACAAGGTAGACATTATTTTCCCAACAGCCAATGGCACTACTTGTTGGGGTGCCAGAAGGTGGAGTGAAGTTATAGTAACTCCAATTTTGGCCATTATTCGTTGACCGGCGAAAGGTTATTACATTACCATTGGGATAAGAGATATAAACATAATTGCCCCAGGCGGTAATTGAAGGATAGGAGTTGGCAGAAGCGGACCAAGAGGTAGGTGAAATCCAGGTTGAACCACCATTAGTAGAACGGGAATAATAGACATAATGGGTGGGAAGTTCTGCCTGCCAATCGGAATAGACACAATGCAAGGTATCCGGACCCCTTGTCGCTAAGGAGCGACACATCGGATAGGTAGAGAATTTATTTCCGCCATCAATTTTAATGTTTCCAATTTCCCATAAGGTGACTCCTAAAGAAAAGGAGAAGAAAAGGAAAATGCCAAGAAGAGTTATCTTTTTTTTCTTACTCAAAACTTTCTCCACCATAAAATCCTCCCTCTTTTTAACTTGCTCTCTCTTCGAAAATTAAGGAAATTGTCAAATTTTCTCTTTCCATTAATCTCTCAGTTATTTCTGATAGACCACCTTCTTATATAAGTGTTTTCCATTTTTCTCTTTGATATAAAGGAAGTAAGTGCCTTCGGATAGACCCTTCATTTGCAGGTTGATTTGGTTTTTCCCTTTATAGATAATCGGAAAGACCTTCCGGCCTAAGGCATCATAGACGGAAATCTCCAGAGGTTCGTGCTCCTTGGTATAAAAGAGGTTAATAAGTCCCTGATTGGGATTGGGATAAATCAAAAGGGAAGAAATACTATTTCCTTTTCCAGTGCTCGCTTGATAATCAAAGGTTAAGGGAGCAAGATACTTTCCTGTTGTCTCAATCGGTAGATACATCCAGAATTCTAAGGTTTTATTTCCCTTAAAGGCATAGATTCTAAAATCGGTAAAGGTCAAAGCACCACCACTCTTTACCCTCTTGCCTGTTACCGGGATCGGGTCTCGTTCCTGCCATTTCTCAAGGGATAGGCTATAAGACCAGAACTCATCGGTATTCCCTCCCTTAAAGGCATATAGCCGATTGACATTTGGAGCGTAGCAGAGAGATGCACCGTCCTTCAACTTTTTCTTTCTTGCTTGAACCCCGCCCCGCATCAAAGGTAAGGTGCAACCAGTTACCCAAGTATCCGAGAGGATATAGTAGATATAGAACTCGTTATATTTTGACCCGCCTTTTAGAGCATAAATCTTTTCGCCATCGGTGGCAATGCAACTCCCTTTCTTCCATTTTTTAATTAAAGGACCAGGCGGGGCATCCTTCCTTATTAACCAGGTATCAAGAGGGATATAATAGGCAAAAAATGCGTAACTATTTGTCCCTTTCAACAAGAAGACAAATTCCGAATCACCTTTTGTCGCATAACAGATTCCCGCACCATCCTTAACCCCGGGTTTGGGAATTGGTGGCACAGGTTTTAATGGATGCCAGGTATCACCGTCCGGAAAATAAGCCCAAAACTCATCGGTCTTATTTCCTTTTAAGGCAAAGACCCGGTCTTTGCCATTAGAACATAAGGCACCACCGTTCTTCACTCCTTTCCTTTTTTCCCCGGAATAAGGGATGGAACAAGCGGCTTCCCAATAATTCTCAAAGATATTATACCGATAAAACTCACAAGTGCCATTTCCCTTCAAGGCATAGACGAAGGTATCCGGAAGATAGGTAAGAGCCGCTCCATAACTTACTCCTTTCTTTTTTGGACCGAGAGGGAGTTCGGCTCGGCGCAACCAGCCACCAACTAAAATGGTAAAGTATTTGGTTAGGGTATCATTTTCCGGATTGCCATCTTCTGGGCAGTATAAAGAACAACGGGCAAAGAAACGGCCAATTTTGGTTGGCATCCACCGGGCAAAGGTAATCTCCCGCACACTATCCGGAGGTAAAGTGCATAATGTCGAATCACGATAAAATTCCTGTCTGGCGGTATCAAAGATTGTGAAGTGGGCGGTAAAGGTAGCGGAATTAACCCCTAAGTTGTAGACTAAGGCATTAGGGGTTATCGTATCAAAATTATTTGTCACTCTTGGGGAAATTATCCGGTCAACTCCCACATCATAAGGGAATTGGATAATATGAAGGGATTCCTCTTTCAGGTTATTCTCCAACCTTTCGTCATTAGCCAGATAGGTATAGGCGATAACCTTATATTCACCGGCTCTTAGGGTTGTATCACCAAAGACATATTCCCGGGAAGAGTCCGGAAGGAGTTGCAAGGTTACTGAACGTTTAAGAATTGTATCCAAACCACTCGTGATGCGGAAATAGGCGTTAAAGGTTTCGGTATTTGCCCCATAATTTTTATAAACTGCCATCAAGGGAAATCTTCTCGGATACTGAGTTCCTCTTGGTGAGATTATCTCTTCGGTTCCGACATCATGGGTATATTTCACCACATAGGTTGAATCCCTTAAAGTATCGTTAGAATAGAAGGTATCACCCAAAAGGGCGGTCCAAGAGAGGAAATTATAAACCCCTAAGGATTCCGGGGACCAATTGGGAAAATTGGCAATCGCAATTCCACCTCTTTCTAACTTATTAATCCAAGAAGATTCCTGATAAACCAAATTCCCTTTATAAAAGATCTTTAACCAGACCCAGAGACTTTCCTCGGTATTTCCATAGTTGACAACCTGAACCTGCGGGGTAATCACTGTATCCGGTCTAATGGAATCACCTGGGGCAACCAATCGGAATGGACCAACATCCCGACAGATTCTCTTTGTGCCTATTACCCGGACTGAATCAATAAACCAACCATCAAAATTGGGATTGGCATTATCCGCTACCAAAATATAAAACCGAATTCGGACATCCGGAAGATTGAGATAATTATTTAGCGAGAGAACGGTTGCTTCCCAGCCGGATTGGCCTTGGTAAGGAGGTCCAAGGGAATTCCAAGTTTGACCACCATCGGTAGAAACCTCAGCATATCCCCAGCCTCTTCCACTCTGCATATTTCTCATCTGATAAAAGTAGAGATTAGCCGATAAGAGGTCAGCAAAATTCATTCCAAAAGACATTGCGGCATAACTGTATGAATTTCTGGTCCAGGGACGATGCGGACTATCCGCTAAGGAGCCATAACTATTATTATAGCCATTTGCGGTATCTATCCCCCACCAAGGATAGGCATTAGAAGTACCGTAGGTTATCCATCTTGAGCCCAGGGTATCCCGGTCAAAGTTATCAAAAAATAAGACCGTATCCTTCTGGGCGAAAATAATGCTAAAAAAAAGAAGAAAAAATATGACCTTTTTCATAACATCCTCCCATTATTTTATCATCTCTCCTTCCCAAAATGCCCCAGCACCAGAAAAACGAATTTCCGTAAAGGATAGAAATCAATTTTTCTTTGGCTTTGCCAAAAATTAAAAACCCAAATCCCATATCTACTCCAACTTAGTATTATATAACTTTTTCCATTTTTGTCAATAGGCCCATTCATTCGGCTATAAGATGAGATTTTAGAGAACCCCTCTCTTAAAGAATAAGTTATTGAAAAACCAAAGGCTTAGAATTGAGGGGGAAATTTAGTGTCAGAAATTAGGGGGTATTTCCGTTTTATTATATTTATTTATTATATATATAGGGATATGAAGAAGTCAAAAGAAATGATTAAGGAGCTTGCCTTTTGGGGTGTTATAAATAAAGAGGGCCAACTAAGTGATTGGGTTCTAATCCCAGCCCTTATAAGAGATTATGGAGGCATTATCGGGTAAGTGAGCCACTAACTAAAAAATGGAATTAAATCATAAGGGTTTTATTAAACAGGAGGGGTTTATCTTTATAAAAAGGGGTATACCATACAGGGGATGGTATCGGGTATCCAATAGAAAGGATAACATAATGTCTAATATAAGGCACAATTCCGGATTTAATAGGGAAGGTAATAAAAGATTTAACGGAGAATTTAATAAATAACCTAATAGAAGATAGAACCGAAGGTATAGGCAAAAGCCTCATCCGGAGTCTAATAGAGGATGTAATAAATGGCCTAATCCCGAGTTTAATGAAGGGTTTAATCCAAAGCGTGATCATCGGATGCTTGACAGAGCACACTTTATATATATACTTAGATGTGAATATATGAATATAAGAGAAGCGGCCCGCTGTTTTAAGGTCTTAGGAGAAGAGACCCGATTGCGCATTCTTTGGATTCTGAAAAAAGCCGAAAGGGAATTATGCGTCTGTGAGATTATGACAATCCTAAAAAAGAGTCAGCCCCACATCTCCCGCCATCTCCGGGAATTGAAAATCTGTGGTCTGGTAAAGGAGAGAAAAGAAGGGAGATGGGTCTTTTATTCCTTAAACTCAAAAGTTAATCAATTTTATCATTCCCTTCTGGAAACCATCTCTTTCTTAGGGAGGAGAAATTTCTTGCCGGAGGAGAAAAGGCTAAAAAAAATTTTATCTTTAAGGGAAAAAGACGCGGCACGGAAGAAGAGATGAGAAAGAAGGTTTTATTTCTCTGCACTCATAACTCGGCTCGCAGTCAAATGGCGGAAGGAATCTTAAACCATCTCTTCGGTGATCGTTTTCGGGCCTTCAGTGCCGGAATTGAGCCTTCCTCTCTTCATCCCCTGGCGATAAAGGTAATGAGCGAAGTGGGTATTGACATTTCCCAGCAGCGCGCCAAATCAATAAAGGAATTCCAAGGAGAAGAGTTTGATTTTGTTATCACCGTCTGCGATAAGGCAAAAGAGACCTGCCCTTTCTTTCCCAAGGCAAAGGAATATAAACACTGGAATTTCCCAGACCCCAGTGCGGAAGAAGGGACCGAAGAAGAGAGATTGAAGGTATTTAGAGAAATCCGGGAGCGGATAAGAGAAAAAATAGAAGAAGAATTTATTAAGGAGGAAAACGATGGTTAAAGAGTTAATTTTTGCCGGGCTTTTTGCCTTAAAGGATTATATCGCCACTCATACCTTAACCTGTTTAGTTCCGGCATTCTTACTCGCCGGGGCAATGGTTACCTTTATCAACCGCCAAGCAATTTTAGAATATTTGGGGGAGAAGGCAAATAAGGTAAAATCTTTTTCCTTAGCCAGTAGCGCCAGTTTCTTTTTAGCCGCCTGCTCCTGCACGGTCATTCCGGTGGCAAGTGGCTTGTATTATGCCGGAGCCGGGGTGGGGGTTGCCTTTATTATCCTCTGGGTAGCACCCGCTTCTAACATCTTAGCCCTAATTTATACTGGTAGTATCCTCGGTAGTGGAATGGTCATCTCCCGAATCGTCTCTGCCTTAGTTATGGCTTTTCTTGTCGGTTTGGTGATGAGCCTTGCCTTTGGCAAAGAGAGGAGGGAAATGGCTATCCCGCAAACCTCAGAGAAAAAAAGAATCATCGCGGGAAAAGATTTAATCCTCATCATTTTAATCCTCCTTTCCCTTCTCTTACCGAACTATCTGGTGCAAAAAGGTCCTTACCTTTATAAGATTTTAGTTTGGGTAATCTGCACCATAATCGCTGTCCTCTATGCCGTAAAAGTGGAGACAAAGGAAAGAATTGGGGAATGGTTAAGGGAAACCTTTTGGTTTGTGAAGATTATCTTCCCGCTTCTTCTGGTTGGGGTCTTTATCGTTGGGGTGATTGGCAAAATCTTACCCGAAGATTGGATAAGAAATTGGCTCGGCGGCAAAGGGATCCTCCCTTCCTTTCTGGCAACGATGATTGGGGCGGTAAGTTATTTTGCCACGATGACTGAGGCACCTTTTGTCCATACCTTAATGAAATTAGGGATGGGAAAAGGACCCGCTTTGGCTTTACTTCTCACTGGACCGGGTTTGAGTTTACCCAACTGGCTAGCGATCGCTCGGGTCTTCGGCATAAAGAAGGCGTTGGTCTATGTGCCAACAATTGTCATCTTGGGAACTCTGGTGGGTTGGTTTTTTGGCAACTTCATCTTTTGAGGAGGAAGGATGTTGGGGTTAAAAGAGATTTTGTCATTAAAAGGTCATCCTGTGGGAGTAAAATTTTGCCGGACCGCCGAAGAATTAAACAGGGGAAAGATACCCACCGAAAAGATAACCTTTTGTCAAATGGTCAAAATCTCCTCTCAGGGCGGCTATTTTTTCTCTTGTCCTAAGGAACAAATGGGCTGCCTGACCGCCCAGTTCATTTTTGGATTCCGGGCGGTTGAGGAGGTAGATATTGAACACCATCAGAAACAATTTGGTATTAACCGCGAAACCGCAGAGAGGTTAATAGCGATTAAGCCAAAGTTAAGAATTGGAGAGATAAAAGGGATTTTGGTCGCTCCCTTGGGGGAATTTGAACCAGAATTGGTGATTTTAATTCTTGATAGCGCTCAGGCTCTACCGATGCTGGAAGTTGTCGCGGCGGTAACCGGTAAGGACTTCTCCTTTCGCAATGGTATCAGTTCCGCCTTATGCTCTTATGGAGCAGTGGTCTCTTACCAAACCCAAGAACCAAATCTTTCTATCCCCTGTTTTGGTGCCAAAAGATTTGGGTTATTTCAAGATTCCGAACTGGTTTTTACCCTTCCTTGGACACTGGTGGAAAAAATCCTTCCGACCTTAGAAAAATGGAGAGCAACAAACCAGATCCATCTCCCGATTGTTCAGGCTTATCGCTCACCAACGAATCCTTTTGGGGGGAAGGAAAAATGATGAAAAACTTTGGGAAATGGGTCGTTTTGCTTCTCTTAATCGCTACCGTCGCCATCGTTCTTTTAGTTAAACGGGGGAAGAAAGAAGTGGCAGAAAAACCGATGGGAGAGGTCCAAAAACCGGAGACCATAAATTTGAAAATGGAAAAAGAAGAAAAAGAGGAACCGCTCAAAGAGCCAACTAAAAAAGAAGAGGCTAAAATGGAAAAAGATGTCTTAGCCCTGGTTGGCAATGGCAAAATTACGAAGGAATACTTAGAGGAAAAATATCAGTCTCTTCCCGATGAGTATAAAGATATGTATAAAAATGACAAGGAAGGATTTTTAGAACAGTTAATCATCAGGGAACTCCTTTTTCAAGAGGCAGCCCGGAGAGGCCTCACTAAAAATTTGGAAGATGTTTCCGAAGAGGAGAGGAAAAAAGATATGGCAATTGAACTCTTAATTCGGGAGCTCACCGAGAAGATTGAAATACCCGAGAAGGAGTTAGAGGATTTTTATAATGCCCACCAGAGTGAAATGGGAAAAAGTTATTCTGAGGTGAAGGAAGAGATAAGAAGTTATCTGAAGGAGCAGAAACAAGGAGAAGTGATTACTCAATACATTGATAACCTAAAAGAGAAGGTGAAAGTTATAAGAAATGAAGAGTGGATTAAAGAACAGAGAAGATTAAAACCACCCAACCCTCTGGATAAGGCATTAAAAAGTGGTAAACCAACGGTCTTAGACCTTGGTGCCGGCTACTGTGTGCCCTGTAAGATGATGAAACCAATCTTTGAAGAATTGGAAAGGGAATATGAGGGAAAAGCAAATATCATCTTGTTAGAAATCTCTGAATATCGCGATTTAGCCAATAGATACCGGGTAAGGGTAATTCCCACCCAGATATTCTTTGACAAAAACGGCAATCAATACTGGCGCCACGAGGGGTTTCTGGCCAAAGAAGAGATTGTAAAAAAACTGAAAGAATTAGGGGTGGAATAGTGAAAGGTATCTTCGTTTGGCTATCCGGTGCCATCCAATCAACACCGGTTTTTGCCTATTTCGCCTCTTTCCTTTGGGGTCTTTTAAGTATTCTATTAAGCCCTTGCCATTTAGCGAGCATCCCTTTAATTGTTGGCTTCATCAGTGGCCAGGAGAAACTTTCTACCCGAAGGGCATTCTTTTTATCCTTGCTCTTTGCCTTAGGCATTCTAATTACCATCAGCACGATTGGCCTAATCACAGGAATGATAGGCAGGGTCTTAGG from candidate division WOR-3 bacterium includes the following:
- a CDS encoding T9SS type A sorting domain-containing protein, with amino-acid sequence MKKVIFFLLFFSIIFAQKDTVLFFDNFDRDTLGSRWITYGTSNAYPWWGIDTANGYNNSYGSLADSPHRPWTRNSYSYAAMSFGMNFADLLSANLYFYQMRNMQSGRGWGYAEVSTDGGQTWNSLGPPYQGQSGWEATVLSLNNYLNLPDVRIRFYILVADNANPNFDGWFIDSVRVIGTKRICRDVGPFRLVAPGDSIRPDTVITPQVQVVNYGNTEESLWVWLKIFYKGNLVYQESSWINKLERGGIAIANFPNWSPESLGVYNFLSWTALLGDTFYSNDTLRDSTYVVKYTHDVGTEEIISPRGTQYPRRFPLMAVYKNYGANTETFNAYFRITSGLDTILKRSVTLQLLPDSSREYVFGDTTLRAGEYKVIAYTYLANDERLENNLKEESLHIIQFPYDVGVDRIISPRVTNNFDTITPNALVYNLGVNSATFTAHFTIFDTARQEFYRDSTLCTLPPDSVREITFARWMPTKIGRFFARCSLYCPEDGNPENDTLTKYFTILVGGWLRRAELPLGPKKKGVSYGAALTYLPDTFVYALKGNGTCEFYRYNIFENYWEAACSIPYSGEKRKGVKNGGALCSNGKDRVFALKGNKTDEFWAYFPDGDTWHPLKPVPPIPKPGVKDGAGICYATKGDSEFVFLLKGTNSYAFFAYYIPLDTWLIRKDAPPGPLIKKWKKGSCIATDGEKIYALKGGSKYNEFYIYYILSDTWVTGCTLPLMRGGVQARKKKLKDGASLCYAPNVNRLYAFKGGNTDEFWSYSLSLEKWQERDPIPVTGKRVKSGGALTFTDFRIYAFKGNKTLEFWMYLPIETTGKYLAPLTFDYQASTGKGNSISSLLIYPNPNQGLINLFYTKEHEPLEISVYDALGRKVFPIIYKGKNQINLQMKGLSEGTYFLYIKEKNGKHLYKKVVYQK
- a CDS encoding metalloregulator ArsR/SmtB family transcription factor, with protein sequence MNIREAARCFKVLGEETRLRILWILKKAERELCVCEIMTILKKSQPHISRHLRELKICGLVKERKEGRWVFYSLNSKVNQFYHSLLETISFLGRRNFLPEEKRLKKILSLREKDAARKKR
- a CDS encoding arsenate reductase ArsC, with amino-acid sequence MRKKVLFLCTHNSARSQMAEGILNHLFGDRFRAFSAGIEPSSLHPLAIKVMSEVGIDISQQRAKSIKEFQGEEFDFVITVCDKAKETCPFFPKAKEYKHWNFPDPSAEEGTEEERLKVFREIRERIREKIEEEFIKEENDG
- a CDS encoding permease — its product is MVKELIFAGLFALKDYIATHTLTCLVPAFLLAGAMVTFINRQAILEYLGEKANKVKSFSLASSASFFLAACSCTVIPVASGLYYAGAGVGVAFIILWVAPASNILALIYTGSILGSGMVISRIVSALVMAFLVGLVMSLAFGKERREMAIPQTSEKKRIIAGKDLILIILILLSLLLPNYLVQKGPYLYKILVWVICTIIAVLYAVKVETKERIGEWLRETFWFVKIIFPLLLVGVFIVGVIGKILPEDWIRNWLGGKGILPSFLATMIGAVSYFATMTEAPFVHTLMKLGMGKGPALALLLTGPGLSLPNWLAIARVFGIKKALVYVPTIVILGTLVGWFFGNFIF
- a CDS encoding DUF169 domain-containing protein, translated to MLGLKEILSLKGHPVGVKFCRTAEELNRGKIPTEKITFCQMVKISSQGGYFFSCPKEQMGCLTAQFIFGFRAVEEVDIEHHQKQFGINRETAERLIAIKPKLRIGEIKGILVAPLGEFEPELVILILDSAQALPMLEVVAAVTGKDFSFRNGISSALCSYGAVVSYQTQEPNLSIPCFGAKRFGLFQDSELVFTLPWTLVEKILPTLEKWRATNQIHLPIVQAYRSPTNPFGGKEK
- a CDS encoding thioredoxin domain-containing protein, with the protein product MMKNFGKWVVLLLLIATVAIVLLVKRGKKEVAEKPMGEVQKPETINLKMEKEEKEEPLKEPTKKEEAKMEKDVLALVGNGKITKEYLEEKYQSLPDEYKDMYKNDKEGFLEQLIIRELLFQEAARRGLTKNLEDVSEEERKKDMAIELLIRELTEKIEIPEKELEDFYNAHQSEMGKSYSEVKEEIRSYLKEQKQGEVITQYIDNLKEKVKVIRNEEWIKEQRRLKPPNPLDKALKSGKPTVLDLGAGYCVPCKMMKPIFEELEREYEGKANIILLEISEYRDLANRYRVRVIPTQIFFDKNGNQYWRHEGFLAKEEIVKKLKELGVE